From the Anaeromyxobacter dehalogenans 2CP-1 genome, the window CGCAGGCGGCCTGGGTCCCGTCCACCACCGTCCACGCCGGCCGGACGTTGCTGCCCCCGCCGGCCAGCGTGGCGCCGTGGCAGTACGTGGAGGCGCAGGTGGCGCCGTCCCACTGCGGCGACCCGCCGCCGCTGGCCAGCGCGCTCCACACGAGGGCGGGCGTGCCGTCGATGTGGCCGAGGCCGGTGGGGTTCAGGTGGCACTCGTCGCAGTCGAACGGCCGCGCGATGGCGCTGCCCTGCACGTGCGCCTGGTGCGCGCCCACCGCGCGATCGGTGGTGGCGGTCTCGCCGCGCGTGCCGGTGGGCGGTGCGGCGGCACCGATGGCGCGCGACGCGTCGCCGTGGCACGAGGTACACGCCATGGCGTTCACGTCGAGCGCACCGTTCACGTGCGTGGCCACGTTCACCGAGGTGGCGGTGTAGCCGTCGTGGCACTGACCGCAGTCTGCGTTCGCGACGTGCGGCGAAGGCGGCGGCGCGCCGTGGCAGGCGCCGCACGCGGCCTGGGTGCCGTCCACCACCGTCCAGGCGGGCGCGAGGTTCGCGCCGCCGGCCGCGAGCGTGGCGCCGTGGCAGTAGGTCCCGGCGCAGGTGGCGCCGTTCCAGGAGGGCGTGGCCGAGCCGGCGCGCGCGAGCGCGCCCCAGGCCACGGCGGGCGATCCGTCCACGTGCGAGAGGTCGGTGGGCTGGACGTGGCACTCCGCGCAGCCGAGCGGGCGCGCCAGCGGGCCGCCGAGGACGTGAACCTCGTGCGCGCCCACCGCGCGGTCGGTGGTGAGCGCCTGGCCGCGCGTCCCGACCGGCGGCGCGGCTGGATTCACCCTGCGAGACGGGTCGCCGTGGCAGAAGGTGCAGTTCGACTGCCACCCCGCGCCGTGGCAGGCGCTGCACGACACGCCGCTGGTGCCACCCTCGAGATCGGGCCCGTGGCAGGTGCGGCAGGACGCGAGCCCGGCGTTCGCCGCGTACCCGTGCTGCGCCGGATCGTTCCAGCCCAGCGGGTGCGTCTCGGAGCGCTCCAGCTGGCCGTTCATGTGCTTGCCGCCGTCCAGCCTCAGGCTCCCTGCCGCATCCACCGTGGCCGGGTGGCACGCCCCGCAGTTCGAGAGCTGCGCGTGGGGAGGCGGCGGCGGGAGGCCGTGGCAGGTGCCGCAGGCGGCCTGCGTGCCGTCCACGGTGGTCCAGCTCGGCGCGTGGTTCGTGCCGCCCGCGGCGAGCGTCGCCCCGTGGCAGTAGGTCGATGCGCACGCGCCGCCCTGGTACGTGGGCGTGGCGCCGCCGGTCATCGCGAGCGGCCCCCAGGCCAGCTCGACCGCGCCGGTGACGTGCGTGAGATCGGTCGGCACGGTGTGGCACTCGGAGCAGGCCACCGGGCCGCGGAGCGTCCCCGCCTGGACGTGCGCCAGGTGCGCCCCGACGCCCGGAGCGTCCGTGCCCAGCTCGCCCTGCGTGCCCGCCGGCGGCGCCGGCTGGTTGACGGCCCGGTTCGCGTCGCCGTGGCAGAACGTGCAGTTCGACTGCCAGCCCGCGCCGTGGCACGTGGCGCAGGAGATGCCGGTGCCGCCGCCGGCCAGGTCCTCGCCGTGGCAGGTCCGGCAGCTCGCCAGGTCGCGGTTGGCCGCGTAGCCGTGCGCGGTGGGCTCGATCCAGGTCACCGGATGGTACTGGTTCACCTGCACCGTTCCGTCCACGTGCATGCCGCCGGTCACGTTCACGGTCCCGTCGCCGTTCACCGTGCCCGGGTGGCAGATCGCACAGCCGGTGCCGCGGGGATGCGGCGGCGGCGGCGGCGCGCCGTGGCAGGTGCCGCACGCCGCCTCGCTCGCCCCGCCCGTCCAGCGCGGGGACGTGCGGGTGCCACCCGCGGACAGCGTCGCGCCGTGACAGTACGTCGAGGTGCAGGTGGGGCCGCTCTCGCCCCAGGCCGGCCGCGTCCCGCGCGCCGCGAGCGGGCCGAACGTGACGCGGGCGGTGCCGTCGAGGTGCTCGAGGCCGGTGGGGACGACGTGGCACTCGGTGCACGCGAACGGCCCGGCCACGGGACCGGCCTGGAGGTGCGCCTGGTGCGCGCCGACCGCGACGGACGCCGGATCGGTCTCGCCATGCGTGCCGCGGGGCGGCGCGGCCGGGTTGCGCGGACGCGTGGCATCGCCATGGCAGTCCGCGCAGCCGGTGGAGAAGTCCACGGTGCCGTTCAGGTGGCGTCCGCCGGCGACGTCGATCGTGCGGAGCGTGCCGGCGAGGATGGTGGCCGGGTGGCAGATCCCGCAGTCGGCGGACTGGGGGTGCGGCGCGGGCGGCGGATCGCCGTGACAGGCACCGCAGGCGGCCTGCGTGCCGTCCACGCGCGTCCACGTCGGCCGCGTGGCGGCACCGCCGGCGAGGGAGACGCCGTGGCAGTACGCGAAGCAGGTCGCGTCCGCCGGGCTCCACGAGGCCGCCGTGCCGTTCGCCTTGGCGGCCACCCCTAGGACGACGCGCGGGACCCCGTCCACGTGCGCGAGCAGGTGCGCCGGATCCGGGACGGCGTGGCAGGCCTCGCAGCCGAGCGGCGCGGCGATGCCGTGCGAGCCGGACACGTGCGCCGTGTGCGCGCCCACCGAGATGCGCGTGGTGTCGCTCTCGCCGTGCGCATCGCGCGGCGGGGCACCGCTCCCGTTGTCCGCGCCGCCGTGACAGCGGGTGCACGCCGCGCCCTCGGCGCGCTCCTCCGAGGCGGCGTTCCGCGCGGAGTTGCAGCCCGCGAGCGCGAGCGCGAGGACGACGGCCGGCAGACCGGCGGTGCGTCGGGACATGGGTGGAGCCTCCCCCGGCTGTGAGATCCGGGGCATCCGGTATCAGCCCGAGGCCCTTCGCTTCCTTGCCGCGCGTCAAATCGGTGACCCGTCCGTGTTGACGCGCTGGACGCAGTCCGCCGGCGACCCCTCTCGGGGGAGCGGCGCATCGCTCCCCGCGGATCGAGCTTGGTCGATTGCCGTGCCCGCTTCGCGCACGGGGGTGACCATGACCGGCCTCGCGCTCCCGCTCACGATCGTCGTCTCCATGGTGATCTCGCTCGTCGCCGCGCTCCTCGCCGCGCGCCGCCGCCGGGCGCGATCTGCGCTCGCGCCGCTCCCGGCGGGTATCCGAGCGCTCGCTTCGAACGTCCGGGCGATCAGCGGGCTCGGCGCGGACCTCGCGCTGCCTCCGGCGCGCGGATCGCTCCGCCCGACGGTCACGCTGACGGCGCTGCGATAGCGCCCCGCATCTCCGCGGCAGGCGTCCCGCGGCCTCGCGACACGCCGTGGAGCGGCTGCGGCCGGCGGGCGCAGCCGCGCCCGTGCTCGCCCGTTGTGGTGTTCCACTCGATGCGCAGGCCGTGGCCTGCTGCACCTTCCTGCTCGGGGGGAGCAGCCATGCTCGACGATCTCGTCCTCATCCTGACGCTGGTCGGGACCGCCTACGGCGTCACGCTGCTCGTGCAGCGGCGGGTGCACCGGCTGCGAGGCGCGCCGGCGCGGATCGCGGTGGGCCACCGCCTCTACGCCTCGCCGCTCGTGTCGAGCCCGGGCAGCCTGGTGCTGCCGCGCACCCGCGTGCGCGGCCTCCGCGGCGCGATCGGCAGGCTGCTCGGCTGACGGATCCGCGCTCGTTCAGTGCGCACCGGCGGCCCCTCGGACCCAGACGTCGACGTTCGTGTTCTGCGCCAGGACCGACCACCCGCGCGCGGCGAGCCTCGCCCGGAGAGGCGCAAGCTCCACCGGAGGACACGCGCCGGGCGGCGACGGCGCCGGCAGCGCCGATCCCGTGGCGACGCGATCGCGCCCCAGGTGAACGAGCGCCACCGCGCTGCATCCTCCGCGCTCGCCGGGGGGAAGCATGGTGGCCGTGCCCACGGGACAGGTCAGGTACCGGAGCGCGAACGGCCGCGCGGGCCCGGCCAGCAGCACCTCGTTGGCCCCACCGCCCACCACGCACAGCGGTTCGCCGTGAAGGACCGCGGCGAGCCGCGGGCGCTCCCCGGCGCCGAGGTAGTGGAACACCTGTCCGAACCGCTCACGACGCGCGTCGAAAAAGGCGAGATAGGAGGTCGTCGCGACGAGTCCGGCCACGCACGTGGCCGCGACGCCGATCGGGATCCAGCGTCCTCGCGCGCGCGCGAGGACGGGCGGCGCAACCCAGAGCAGGGCGAACCACGCGAGCAGCGGGATGGTGAAGCGTCCGGACCAGGGCTGGGGATAGATCGGCGCCGTGACGCCGAGGAACATCGCCGCCCCGACCGCCGCAACGGGCCCTCGGGCGCCGCGCGGCAGGAGAGCGACGAGCACCGGAAGGGCCAGCACCGAGGCGAACGCGGTTCGACCCGAGTCCGGCGAGGGCAGCGGCTCCCACGCCCACCGCGCCACGCCGAAGCGCGGCTCGAGCACGCCGAGCCCCCCGTACACCCGCTCCACCAGCCCCGGGAGCCAGCCCCGCAAGCCGGGCGGCGCGTAGCCGAGCGGCTCGAGGACCCAGTGCGCGAGCGCCGCCGATGACGAGCGCATCGCCTCGTCCACGCCGCGCACCCCGAGCCCCCGCCCCACTGCCCCGCCCGCGAAGTCGCCGAACGCCCGGTAGATCGGCCAGTACGAGGCGAGGATCGCCGCGCTCCCCGCCAGCGCGGCCGCGACCGCGGCGACGACGATCGCCGGCTCGCGCCGGCGGGCCCGCAGGCGGATCGCGGCGGCGGCGGCGCCCATCAGGACGATGAGGGCCAGCGTCGGCTTGCACGCGATGCTCATTGCAGCGAGCCCGACTGCCGCGGCGACGGCGGCCGGACCGCCGGCCGAGCCGTCTTCCCGCGTGCGCGGGACCCGGAGCACGATCACCGCCGCGGCGAGGAGCGGGAACGCGGCGCAGACGTCGGTGTTCCAGGCCGCCACTCGGAACCCCACCGCTGGGAAGCTCGCGAACAGCAGCGCGGCGAGCACTGCGCGCGAGCGTTCCAGCCCGAGTTCGAGCCCGATCGCGTACACCGCCCCGATAGCACCCAGCGTGATCCACGCACAGCCGAGCGCAGCGCCCGCCCAGCCGAGCCCAAGGAAGACGCGCGTGCCCAGGATGACGTCTCCTGCGACCGGGAGCCCGATCTGCTGCCACGTCGGTGTCGGCCAGGGAGTGAAGCCGCCCCGCCCTGCCCACGCGAGCACGCGCGGCACGTGGTAGATGAGCCCGTCGGAGTGACGCGTTCCGCGGAGCGCGTCCAGCCCGAGCTGAACGATCATCGCGATCGCGACCCCGCTCCCCAGGCCGAGGAGCGCGACGCCGCGGCGGGTCCGGAGGATCTGCCGAACGCGCAGCGGTCGGGACGGCGCCTCTCCCCGCCAGCCGCCGCGCACCGCCCCGACCCACGCCAGCGCCGCGAGTGCAATGGCATGGGCTGCCGCGGTCCACGCCGGCGTGAGGCGACCCACGGTCCCCAGCCCGAGCCCGATCCCGACCAGGATCGCCTGGTACAGCGCGACGCCCATGACGAGCCGCCGCGCCGCCGCGCCGGGCCCGGAGGACGCCGGGACCGCCGCGACGCAGGCGAACGGCAGGACGACGTACAGGATCTCGAGCAGCGCGCGCAAACCGCCGCACGATACCCGGGGGAGCGCGGGCCCGCTACCCGCCCCGCCTCGCGCGGTACCGCCGGATGAGCGCGTTCGTGGAGCCGTCGTGCGCCAGCGCCGGCTCCGCGGGCGACTCCAGCTCCTTCACGATCCGGTTCGCGAGGACCTTCCCCAGCTCGACGCCCCACTGGTCGAACGAGTCCACGTCCCAGATCACGCCCTGGGTGAACACGGCGTGCTCGTAGAGCGCGACGAGCGCGCCGAGCGTGCGCGGGGTGAGGCGGTCCGAGAGGATGGTGCTGGAGGGCCGGTTCCCGGGGAAGGTGCGGTGCGGCACGAGCGGCTCCGGCGTCCCCTCCGCGCGCGCCTCCTCCGCGGTCTTCCCGAACGCGAGCGCCTCGCCCTGCGCGAACAGGTTGGCCATGAGCAGGTCGTGGTGCCGGCCGAGCGCGTGGAGCGGCTGGCAGAAGCCGATGAAGTCGCAGGCGACGAGGTGCGTGCCCTGGTGGAGCAGCTGGTAGAACGAGTGCTGGCCGTTGGTGCCCGGCTCGCCCCAGTAGATCGCGCCCGTGCCGTGACCCTCCACCGGCGTGCCGGAGGCCGTCACGCGCTTCCCGTTCGACTCCATGGTGAGCTGCTGCAGGTACGCGGGGAAGCGGTCGAGGTACTGATCGTAGGGAAGGACCGCGACGGTCCCCGCGCCGAGCAGGTTCGCGTTCCACACGCCGATCAGGCCGATCAGCGCGGGCAGGTTCCGCTCGAGCGGCGCGTCCCGGAAGTGCTCGTCCATCTCGCGGAAGCCGGCGAGCAGCTCGCGGAAGCCCTCGGGGCCGACGGCGATCATGGTCGAGAGCCCGATCGCCGAGTCCATCGAGTAGCGCCCGCCGACCCAGTCCCAGAACCCGAACATGTTGGCGGGATCGATGCCGAAGCGGCGCACCTCGGCCTCGTTCGTGGAGATGGCGACGAAGTGGCGCGCCACCGCGCGCGGATCGCCGAGCGCCGCGAGCAGCCAGGACCGGGCCGAGGCGGCGTTGGTCATGGTCTCGAGGGTGGTGAACGTCTTCGACGCCACCAGGAACAGCGTCTCGGCGGGATCGAGGTCGCGGACCGCCTCGGCGAGGTCGGTCCCGTCCACGTTGGAGACGAAGCGGAACGCGAGGTCCCGGATCGCGTACGCGCGCAGCGCCCGGTACGCCATGGCGGGGCCGAGATCCGAGCCGCCGATGCCGACGTTCACCACGGTGCGGATGCGCTTGCCGGTGAACCCGGTCCAGGCGCCGCTCCGCACCTGGTCCGCGAACGCCGCCATGCGGTCCAGCACGGCGTGGACCTCGGGCACCACGTCGTTCCCGTCCACCAGGATCCGCTCGCCGCGCGGGGCGCGCAGCGCGACGTGCAGCACCGCCCTGCCCTCGGTGACGTTCACCTTCTCGCCGCGGAACATGGCCGCGCGCCGCTCGGGCAGGCCGCGCGCCTCGGCGAGCGCGACCAGCAACCGGACGGTCTCCTCGGTCACGCGCTGCTTCGAGTAGTCGAGGTGGAGCCCGGCGCCGTCCGCGACGAGCCGCTCGCCGCGGCCGGGATCGCGCGCGAACAGCTCGCGCAGGTGCAGCGGCTGGAGCTCGGCGAGGTGCGCCTCGAGCGCCCTCCAGGCAGGCGTTCGGAGGAGGGGTCCGGTCCGATCGGGCATGCGCAGGCTCTTACCGCGTTCGACCGCGCCTGGCACGCGCGGCGGAGGGGCTCGCTCCGGGCGGGCGGCGGGGGGCCTGCTTTCACGGTGCGTCACCGCGCCCCGCCGCCCCCCATCCGCTCCGCCGCCTCCCGCAGCCCCTCGCGCGCGCACGCCTCGGCCACGCGGCGCGGCAGCCCCTCGTCGCTGGCCCCGAGCTGCACCGCCTGCGCGACCACGTGCTCGGCCTCGGCGACGCTGCCGGACAGGCAGTGCAGCAACGCCAGGCGGATGGCCTCGCGCTCGGTGAACGGCTCGGCCAGGCCGGCCTCGGCGAGCGCGCTGACCTCCTCCCAGGCGCGGCGCCGGGCCGCCTCGAACGCGCGCCACCACCGCACCTCGCGCAGCAGCGCCTCCGGCGCGGCGGGCGCCTCCGCGAGCCGCAGCCAGGGCGCCGCCTCCTCGGCGGTGGGGCGCCAGGCGGGGTCGCGCGACAGGAGCTCGAGGGCGGGGTCCACGAGGCAGAACCTACCGCGCGACCCGCCCGGGCGCGAGCGCCGGCGGAGCGCCGCTCGACCGCGCGCCGTGGCCGCGGTTAGCATGAACGTTCGACCATGCCCGGCCCCCAGCCCGACGCCCCCTTCGACTACGACTA encodes:
- a CDS encoding CxxxxCH/CxxCH domain c-type cytochrome, whose translation is MSRRTAGLPAVVLALALAGCNSARNAASEERAEGAACTRCHGGADNGSGAPPRDAHGESDTTRISVGAHTAHVSGSHGIAAPLGCEACHAVPDPAHLLAHVDGVPRVVLGVAAKANGTAASWSPADATCFAYCHGVSLAGGAATRPTWTRVDGTQAACGACHGDPPPAPHPQSADCGICHPATILAGTLRTIDVAGGRHLNGTVDFSTGCADCHGDATRPRNPAAPPRGTHGETDPASVAVGAHQAHLQAGPVAGPFACTECHVVPTGLEHLDGTARVTFGPLAARGTRPAWGESGPTCTSTYCHGATLSAGGTRTSPRWTGGASEAACGTCHGAPPPPPHPRGTGCAICHPGTVNGDGTVNVTGGMHVDGTVQVNQYHPVTWIEPTAHGYAANRDLASCRTCHGEDLAGGGTGISCATCHGAGWQSNCTFCHGDANRAVNQPAPPAGTQGELGTDAPGVGAHLAHVQAGTLRGPVACSECHTVPTDLTHVTGAVELAWGPLAMTGGATPTYQGGACASTYCHGATLAAGGTNHAPSWTTVDGTQAACGTCHGLPPPPPHAQLSNCGACHPATVDAAGSLRLDGGKHMNGQLERSETHPLGWNDPAQHGYAANAGLASCRTCHGPDLEGGTSGVSCSACHGAGWQSNCTFCHGDPSRRVNPAAPPVGTRGQALTTDRAVGAHEVHVLGGPLARPLGCAECHVQPTDLSHVDGSPAVAWGALARAGSATPSWNGATCAGTYCHGATLAAGGANLAPAWTVVDGTQAACGACHGAPPPSPHVANADCGQCHDGYTATSVNVATHVNGALDVNAMACTSCHGDASRAIGAAAPPTGTRGETATTDRAVGAHQAHVQGSAIARPFDCDECHLNPTGLGHIDGTPALVWSALASGGGSPQWDGATCASTYCHGATLAGGGSNVRPAWTVVDGTQAACGTCHGAPPVYPHPARGDCGTCHPGAADGAPARDVHVDGKVDVNAAGCALCHGDASRPVGAAAPPAGTRGETATTDRAVGAHQAHVQGSAIARPFDCDECHLKPTGLAHIDGNPAIVWGALASANGNVSPIWSGTTCAATYCHGGTLRAGGSNVEPAWTQVDGTQAACGSCHGTPPPPPHPANPDCGACHTGYTSTTVNVATHVDGRLDVGGLTCTSCHGDAARTTNAAAPPIGTAGETDPSTRAVGAHQAHLAGSRWSNGFACTECHVVPTDMLHTDGAAQVSFGVLATGGGVLAPAWDGNGCATVACHGAAVGGSAIPSWTGGPGQAECGSCHGLPPTTGRAHGTSTFRRYHGTKACSECHGAGYQTQAGYEAVNKERHVNGVVEALACTDCHTDW
- the pgi gene encoding glucose-6-phosphate isomerase, which encodes MPDRTGPLLRTPAWRALEAHLAELQPLHLRELFARDPGRGERLVADGAGLHLDYSKQRVTEETVRLLVALAEARGLPERRAAMFRGEKVNVTEGRAVLHVALRAPRGERILVDGNDVVPEVHAVLDRMAAFADQVRSGAWTGFTGKRIRTVVNVGIGGSDLGPAMAYRALRAYAIRDLAFRFVSNVDGTDLAEAVRDLDPAETLFLVASKTFTTLETMTNAASARSWLLAALGDPRAVARHFVAISTNEAEVRRFGIDPANMFGFWDWVGGRYSMDSAIGLSTMIAVGPEGFRELLAGFREMDEHFRDAPLERNLPALIGLIGVWNANLLGAGTVAVLPYDQYLDRFPAYLQQLTMESNGKRVTASGTPVEGHGTGAIYWGEPGTNGQHSFYQLLHQGTHLVACDFIGFCQPLHALGRHHDLLMANLFAQGEALAFGKTAEEARAEGTPEPLVPHRTFPGNRPSSTILSDRLTPRTLGALVALYEHAVFTQGVIWDVDSFDQWGVELGKVLANRIVKELESPAEPALAHDGSTNALIRRYRARRGG